The following DNA comes from Bos indicus x Bos taurus breed Angus x Brahman F1 hybrid chromosome 5, Bos_hybrid_MaternalHap_v2.0, whole genome shotgun sequence.
TGCTCGATTTAGAATGAGTGCTAGAAAATAAAGCAGGACTCAAATGTTTTAAGGtacaatgcaaagaaaataatcaaaagaaaataacattgGCATGAATATAGAGAATGTTTTAGAATTGTATTCATGTTAATGATATTGATTGCAATGAattaaatttttcatcttttccctttAATACACTTTGCacctaaatatatttataagaaggaaaaaggagaaaaagagacagataaATGAACCACACAGTGATAACAGAGTTTGTCCTCCTATGCCTTTCTGATGATCCTGACCTTCAGattgtgattttcctttttttatttatcACATATGTATTGTTACTGGAAACCTATTATCACCCTAACCTGAGTGGACTCCCATCTCCAGAGACCAGTGTATTTCTTCCTCCTAAACTTCTCTTTCTTAGAAATCTCCTTTACTACTGTGTGTATCCCCAGATTTATGGGGGCAATCATTACTAGGGACAAGACTATTTCTTACAATTGTGCAGCCTaactatttttctctattttcatggGGGTGACTGAATTTCACATTCTAACCTCCATGCCTATGACCACTACGTTGCCATCTGCAAGTCCATGCATTACACAACCACTGTGAGCAGGAAATTCTGCAGCGGGCTTGTGCTCTGTGCTTGGCTGGGCAGGTTTCTGACCATCTTCCAATGCCTTATGCTTTTCCTCCATCTGGATTACTGTGCTTCCAATAGAAGCATAGTAATAACTTTTTGATCACTTTTTGTGTGACTGTTTTCCCCTTTTACAATTGTCTTGTTCACATTGATCATTTTGTGTGTGACTGTTTCCCCCTTCTGCAATTGTCTTGTTCAGATACATGACTTCTAGAGGTAATGggatttttactttgtttttgttaGTTTGCTATTCACCTTGGCATTAGTGattttgtcctgctgctgctgctgctgctgcatcacttcagtcgtgtccaactctgtgtgaccccagagacagcagcccaccagtctcccccgtccctgggattctccagacaagaacactggagtgggttgccatttccttctccaatgcatgaaagtgaaaagtaaaagtgaagttgttcagttgtgtccaactcgtagcgaccccatggactgcagcctctgaggctcctccgtccatgggattttccaggcaagagtactattaGGGTCCAATTCCTTTCAATTTATTACAGGAGAATTAATGCTGTTGTTCATAATTCCTTTACCAAATCTAGAAAAAAGAAACTTCGGTGCTCAAGCAGATAAACAGCCCACCCAGGCAAAggactattttaaaaagaggcGCCAGGTCTATAAAGACACAAGATATCCTCCTGAAGTCTGTGTGCAagttgaagctctgatacttgTAGAAGTATAAATGCTACCACATTATTAGGACTTTAGAGAATTTCATCTGCTAGTCAGAGAAAAAAGGCCTTCTCTACTTGTTCCTTTCATGTGATTGTCATTTCCATCTCCTATGGAAGCTGTATATTCATGTATGCTAATCCCTCAGCCAAATAAAAGGCATCATTGACAAAAGGAGTAGCTATTCTCAATACCTCTGTggcccccatgctgaaccccttcatctacacCCTGAGAAACCAGCAAGTGAAACAAGCCTTCAAAGACATGGTCTATAAAGCAATGTTTCCTGCCAATAAGTGAGATTTTGGTAAAAAATGAAGGCCACTTTAAATAGAAATTAGATTAAGTCCTGAAATTCCTAAATATCTGTATAGCTATGCTTGCTGTTTATAGTCTCTTAACAGGCCACATAATAGTTAATATAATAATTTCCCAAGGTTTCTTTCACTTCAATGCCCAAGTTTCTCCAGTGCATTGTTATTGgcatttaaaattatagaaaatgttatttcttatGCAGAATTTTCTGGAAATGAAACTTATTTCTTTAAGACATAGCACGATGTGACTAGTTTTAATTCTGTTAATCAGTTCCTGAAAGGATCCTATAATGCTGCATCGTACTTCAAATGTAGAGTTTCAAAATGAGTGTGTAATTTCCAGTGTATTTTCAGGCTGAACATTGACAATTTCCTATGGTTTAAGAatttatatattaacaatgatAAGGCACTAAAGAGATAAAAGTCCAAAGAGATAAAATGTACTTTAAATGtagagctttttattttgtaaagttcAGTAGCTATTTTCAAGGTAAATGTTTACCATATTATGTGCTAGTCATAGAATTCATATATTCTCTAtcacttttgaaaaatgtttatattcaaaTAATTCAGAGTAAATGCAATAAAACTAAATCACTACCACTTTCCTGAACTTAGTGATCATATTTATGacaattatttttcattcctgGTGAAGTGTTCACAAACCTCCAATTTTTAGGGTCtacttttctaaattaattttatttgattgggttattttctctttcttcatgtcCCTTGTAAATTGGTTGTTATCTACACATTTGGCAAAACAGTCACCTCTCCCTGAGGATGGATTTGTTTAGGGGAAACCGTAATCATTCGGTCCATCTAGAGTTTCTGGGAGCCTCTCAGATCTTTTCTAAGGATGTGTCTCCTCAGATTTGTGTTTGGAGATTCCTTGGTAAACTGAGTGAAGGTGGGAAACATTTCTACTTTGATTCCATTGTGTCCCTGTTTTTGTACAGTATCTAAAGATAGCAGGTCTGcaaaaaatatttgtggaatgaataacAGTGATTCAGTCAATAGATTATTTTTGTCACTTCTAATATTAGATTAAAAGGAATCTGAATTATAAAATCTTGTAAAATTCCTAGATTTTATGCTTTCTTTAATTCCTGGGACCCAGTTTAACAATTGGATAAAAAGGAACACTTGGATAATAGATCTTTCTCAACAACCTGTCccagaacacgtgtatacctgtggcggattcgtgttgatatatggcaaaactaatacaacattgtaaagttaaacaataaaataaaataaataatctaagaAGATTCTTGGAAAAGACTGAcaattttaatgaacattttttcaaagtttttcatgTCACTTTATGGGAATTCACTTAGCACCATCTTCTAgatcattcttattttattgttctCAATTTCATGTTttgaataattcattttataCTTAATAGATTTGGGAGCTACTTTATGGAGACATTTTATTATATAAGAaaggaagttgaaaaaaaaagaaaggaagttgtAATGTTTACATATGAGATTCATTCATCTTAGTATTTTAGCCAGCTAGcaaaaaaatgcttttcaaagaAATACTGATTTAGGAAATTCAGGAAACCACTTCCATAACTTTTGCACATTTAGATATCTTCACATAGATACTATGCAAAATATTGCATATGCCTCTGGCCTATTTCTTATGTTTTTTTATCCCTATGGACATTGTCTGGCAAGTTTTCTGTTTCAGTAGTGGTACAAATGTTGATAACATGTTTATAATCCTCAGTGTATTTTCCTCTTCACCCTGGTTGGTACATTTGATTCACTGGAGTATTTCCAATGAGCCTTGGGCATATGTAGTGGATAAAGCAACACTTGTCTCATGCAGGTTAAATTCCACATGGAAATCATGTCCATAAAGGACCACATTAACTCCATATATGCTTTCCTTCACTATTTTTGCTCTCATGGTTAAATGGAAAATGCATCCAAATATTTTCTATAGTaactatagaaataaaataatttcaaatgtattGAGAAAAAATAACTCTCTAGAAGTGCTGCATTGCTTAAAGGAAAACTGAAACAGTTTCCaatatattatttgtaatttCAACTGGCTGATGTGATGCATTGTATGACAAGGAGAGGTAAGATTGTGAAGTAAAAGGCAATGAATCTTTTCTAAGCACTGATTTATTAGTTTTTAGCTCAGCTTTTTATCAGGTTCAGATGAATAATTGGAGTTGCATTTCTTTCTGATGTATGTCAAGGATTATGAAAAATGAACATGTTTACATTTCCTGATTGTcattggaatatattttttcattagttTTCAGAAAATTATTCTCTGAGTTTGGTCTTCCTTACTGAATAAAGGTTTGCAAAGTAACACAAGCTTCTGTTTCAGACAAAAAGAGTTTAGAATTCTAATTTGACCATTAACTAGCTGTATGATTTTGTTCATATTATTTAACCTCTTAGTGTCAGTTTCTCCAAACTTAACATAGTGTTATTATAATAAGTAAATGAGGTAAGTACATCAACTGCAGCATTGTCCCTTAAATGAGGTTCTTCATAAATAGTTACTATTTTTTTATAGTGACACCATCTTTCTCAAATGTgacaactgattttatttttaggaataaTGAAGAGAACAATATTTATGTGAGTAAAagctttaaaattgtatataatttaattttacttgtaaattaaataagccctCACAATAACTCAATGAAGCATTGTCCAAATTttcacagtgggggaagggggtAAGCACAGAATCCAAACCAAAAATTCAGGAAGggttatatttttaacaaattttccTTGGAATGCAAAGCCCCAATAATCTcacacattataaattaactcctgatcagttcagttgctcaatcatgtctgattctctgggaccccatggactacagcatgctacgcttcctgtccatcaccaactcacggagcttgctcaacctaatgtccattgagttggtgatgtcatccaacgaTTTCAtgctgttttccccttctcttcctatcttcaatctttcaaagcatcaggatccttcccaatgagtcagttattcatatgaggtggccaaagtactggagcttcagcttcagtatcagtccttccaatgaatattcaggactgatttcatttaggatggactggttggatctccttgcagtccaagatacTCAACAGTCTTCCCCacatcacggttcaaaagcatcgattcttcagtgctcagctttctttatagtccagttctcacatttgtacataactatgaaaaaccatagctttgactagacagacattgttgggaaaataatgtctctgctttttaatatgccatctaggatggtcatagcttttcttccaaggagtaagcatcttttaatttcatggtggcagtcaccatctgcagtgatttctgagccccccaaaataaagtctgtcactgtttccattgtttccccatctatttgccatgaagtgataggactggatgccttgatctttgctcttttgagtgttgagttttaagccagctttttcactctcctctttcactttcataaagaagcttgttagttcttctttgttttctgccataagggtggtgtcatctgcatatctgaggttattgatatttctcctggcaatcctgattccagtttgtgcttcatccagcccagtattttggaTGATgcaatctgcatataaattaaataagcagtgatagtgtacagccttgatgtactccttttcctgtttggaaccagtctgttgttccatgtctggttctaactgttgctacttgaaCTGCATgcatttctcaaggggcaggtaaggtggtctggtattcccatctcttgaagaattttccacactttattgtgatctacacagtcaaaagctttggcatagtcaataaagcagaagtagatgtttttctgggactctcttgctttttcaatgatccagcggatgttggcaatttgatctctggttcgtctgccttctctaaatccaccttgaacatctggaaattcatggttcatgtactgttgaagcctaacttggaggattttgtgtgttactttgctagcatgtgagatgagggcaattgtgtggtagtttgagcattctttggcattgcctttctttgggatttaatgaaaactgaccatttccagtcctgtggccactgctgagttttccaaatttgctggcatactgagtgcagcactttcacagtgtcatcttttaggatttgaaagagttcaactggaattccatcacctccactagctttgttcatagtgatgcttcctgaggctaacctgacttcagactccaggatatctggctctaggtgagtgaccacaccatcgtggttatctgggtcattaagatcttttttttgtatagttcttttgtgtattcttgccagctcttcttaatatcttctgcttctgttagatccataccatttctgtcctttattgtgaccatctttgcatgaaatgttccttggtatctctaattttcttgaagatagctctagtctttcccattctattgttttcctcaactTATTggatttatcactgaggaaggctttcttatctctccctgccattctttgaaactctgctttcaaatgggtatatctttccttatctcctttgccttttgcttctcttcttttctcagctatttgtatgcctcctcagacaaccattttgccttttgcatttctttttcttggagatggtcttgatcactgcctcctgtagaatatcatgaacctccatccatagttcttcagtcattttgtctatcagatctaatcctttgaatctatatgtcacttctgttgtataattgtaaggaagttgatttaggtcataactgaatgatctagtgatatcccccactttcttcaatttaagtctgaatttggcaataaagagttcatgacctgagccacagtcagctcccagtcttatttttgtggactgtatagagcttctccatgtttggctgcaaagaatataatcaatctgattttagtagtgaccatctggtgatgtccatgtgtggaaaGTTCTCTTGTCTTGttgaaagaggatgtttgctatgacccttgcgttcttttggcaaaactctgttatccttttcctgcttcattttgtactccaagtctAAACTCACCTGTTAGtttaggtatctcttgacttcctacttttccattccaatcccctatgatgaaaaggacatcttttgggggttttcgttctagaaggtcttgtaggtcttcacagaactgttcaactttagatTCTTCTGctttagtgattggggcataggcttggattactgtgatattgaatagtttctctggaaaagaacagagatcattctgttgtttttgagatttcatccaagtactccATTTTAGAATCCtgtgttgactataagggctacttcattttttctaagggattctttcccactatagtagatacaatggtcatctgaattaaatttgaccATTCCaatacattttagttcactgattcctaaaatgatattcactcttgccatctcctgtttgaacacttctaatttaccttgattcaaggacctaatattccaggttcctatgcaatattgttctttacagcatcagactttacttccatcaccagtcacatccacaattgggtgttgttttcgctttggctcctctcattctttctggagttatttctccactgatctccagtagcatattgggcccctaccgaCCTGGTGAGTTCCTTTCAGTggcctatctttttgccttttcatactgttcatggggttctcaaggcaagagttctgaagtggtttaccattcccttctccagtggacaacatttTGTCAGGATTCTCCAACGTGaccagtccatcttgggtggccctgctcagcatggttcatagtttcttggagttacacaaggctgtggtccatgtgatcactttgattaattttctgtgattgtggttatCATTTGGTCTGCTCTCTGACAGATAAGGGTAAGGATAATTCCTGATGCCATTTTATTATAAGtatttatattgctttttaaGCTAAATTTTATCTTCAAGTGTATATATAGTTTTCAAACTGAAACAATcaggagagaaataaaaacagctctgattaataatctgaaaataatcttaatttattcttctcagtttctggtgtttttttttttttttttccttcatgcaaTTGTGATGAAGGTCTTCCACAATATTTGATGTCATGGTAAACACAGTCAGGAGAggaattaatcatttaaaaaaaattagagctgTTATAaaaccaaactattttccaacatatcaagtgaagtgaagtgaagtgaaagtccctcagtcctgtccaactctttgcgaccccatggattgtagcccaccaggctcctctgtccatggaattctccaagcaagaatattggcgtggattgccatttccttccccaggggatcttctagacccaaggCTGatcccagatctcccgcattgcgggcagatttcttaccatctgagccaccaggatctATTCTCTTCTATGACACAATAGCCTAGTTTATAAacctaacaccaaaaaaaaaaaatgattaacaaGTGAAAGGACAAGAGAGATAATTGGAAAACTGCACAGTAAATCTGAAGCTGTAAGTTGCCTTGAGGATATATGTATTCACAGCATTACTTGTGATTTCCTAGAAATCTTAATgttaagaagagaaaatacaatACACATAGAGAATGCTGGAAGCTAATTTATGTTTCCAATTATATTGCGGAATTTAGGGAGTGTCCCACCCACTTCTCACAATTtgcataaaataaggaaaataatctgTTTTTAATAGATACATCAATACTGTTGCTTCttttaaattggagaatttgAGGAATGCTAGTGCTCTTTTTGCAAGAAGTCATCCTTACAATCTACTAAAGAATGACAGAGGTCTCCTGAAAACCATTTCCGTTATCTTGCTTGAAGCAATGtcaagctttttccttttttgttttcctttttattggatatagttgttttacaatattatgttataaGTAGTATCAATTATGCATAAACTAGATAACTAATGAAGCATActatatagcacaaagaactctacGCAACAATAGCACGCGGTTTtctcaatggctcagtgggtaaagaatctgcctgcaatgcaggagacacagattcaatccctgggtcaggaagattgcctggaggaggaaatggcaacccactcctgtatttctttcctgaaaaatttcatggacagaggagcctggcaggctacagtccaaaggaccacaaagagttggatgcaactgagatGAGCAATAGTGAGCAATGATCAATAGTGTATATGGGCCAATCTCAATTATCCCTGCTTCCTCCAGCAAGCAATAGTTTATTGAATATgttaattttcactttaaatgaACCACAAGCCTGATTCAACAATGAAATATCTAAGAcattagaatttaaaaagaaagggacagaaaagaatatgaagctTGTTATCCTAAATTCTAAGGGAATAGCAGGGAAAATGTGGGAAAGTCCTAAGGAAGGAAAGTTTAAAATGATGTCTTATAGACTTGGATATATTCTTCATTGCTTTACCAAAAACATCCCAGGAATGGCTgacacttcacattccagaaatgGTTTACTGATCTGAATTATACACAGCTGTTAATTCCAGACAATTGTTGTTAATTGAGAACAAGGACTTTTACATTTGCCTTAGAAAGTATCTATAAAATACTTGAGTTGCCATGAATTTGTCTACAAAAAACGTAAAGCCTGTTGTTTTTGTAAGTGCTCTTAACATTGTTTTCTTCTGGTCCTTGAGGATTAGCaaaagaatatattcattttctcctAAACATCACATGATTTCCCAGTAGAATTGGCCACTGTTCATCTCAGTTGGAATTTTCCCTGAATCGACAGTAGCTATATTTTTCCTATACAGGAAAGTGAGTGAAAAGAGGGCTCAGGCTTATAAGAGAGATAAACACTGAGAACTTTCACAATATTATGATGCagactagacagtatattaaaaaaaaagagagagagacattgcttagctgacaaaggtcagtctagtcaaagttacactctttccagtagtcaggtgtggatataagagttggaccataaagaaagttgagccctgaagaattaatgcttttgaactgtggtgttggaaaagactcctgagagtcccttggactgcaaggagatcaaatcaatcaattgcaaatgaaatcagtcctgaatattaattggaaagactgatgctgaagctgaagctccaataatttggacacctgatgcaaagaactggcaaattggaaaagaccctggtgctgggaaagattgaaggcaggaggagaaggggacaacaaaggatgatatggttggatggcatcactgacttgatagatgtaggtttggatggactctgggagttggtgatggacagggaggcctggactgctgcagtccatggggtcacaaatagacaAGACTGAGAGATGAAACTGAGTAATGATGCCATACATactaaaaagggcttccctggtggctcaaatgcaatgcaggagaccctagtttgatcccTTAGtcaaaaaatcccctggagaagggaatggctaccaactccagtattcttgcctggagaatcctatgaataTAAGAGCCTGACCTATGGGatatagtccataggtttgcaaagagctggacaactgagtgactaagcatgcacatacAACAAATCAATAAACTTATATCTTTAAATTAAATATTCTATTGCATAAAGATCTCTCCTGATACTGGAATTAACTTTACCACTCAATTTGAATTCACAGCATGAGTGATATTGAAAAGAACTGGATCAATTTATTGAGGgaattctttgtttgtttgtttgttttaagtaaatggattgttattattattattgctaaacAGGAAGACAAAATAGAAGGCTTTCATTGCTATTTAATGAATTATACCAATATACTGACAGAGTATAGCTTTAACTAAGTGAACATGAatgtataaaaaaggaaaatataaaaatacaacataGACTAGAAAgcagaatacacacacatatagagaataataataacatttagaagggagaaattttgaagaaaaaatgttCTCTGGAAGGTATTGCTTTATGTTTGGTATTAGATATTCATACAATTTGGTCTCCTTAGCCAATGACACAGATCCAGTCTATGAAAAATCCACTCTGCCTCCTCTGTACTCTGGACTCTACAGAAGTTCCCTAACTTTTTGTGACCAGGGGATCAATTTAGTAgatgacaatttttccatggacctggGTGGGGGGTAGTTACAGGATGGCTCAAGCTCATTATGTGTATTTTGCACTGTATATCTATTATTATTTCATCCTCATCatatcagatcatcaggcattagattgcAGAGTTCAGAAACCCCTGCTCCAATGCTTGAGGAGGTCACAACAATGAGTCCATTAGATGTGATTCAGATAAGGACTTGGAAGTTAGGAAAGTGAATGTGAGTCAGAGTGAGAACTTAGAAGTCTTTCATATTGTTGAAGATTTAACTCCAGTGATGTTCATTTGGGAGACAGTCCCATTCGAGCAATCTTTCTCCTGACATTTTTGGATTTTCTATATTAACTAGCAAATACTAATACAAGAAATCAGATAAAAGATTAGGAAATAATAGAGTTTTACTGAGTTTGAAGAAAAGATGAGGAGCTTCCCAACGGGAAAGAAGTCATTTAGGGAAGGATTTAATAGAGTCAACAAGTAGCATTTCTATTCCAGTATTTCAAACACTTAGAAAAGCCTAGGTTAAAATTCCTACTCCTCTTACTTAGAGTATGTGAATAggataaaatgaaaactatatatttttaacctcatacagataaataaaatagggaTTTCAAAAGAAATATTCTATGATAAATACACACACTAGCATATGgtacaaaaaaaaagtcttaaaaaataaattctcccaAGTTAAATTAATATGGCATAGCCCTTCCAGAAATAAATTCCAGTCCTATCCATGGATACTTCCCTTTTCTTTGAGCTTCTTTGTGTTTTACTCTGAAGGTTATTGAAAAGAAGATAATGAGAAATTACACAGAAATAAGAGAGTTTATCCTCCTGGGACTGTCAGATGACCCACAAGTTCAGGTTGTGATCTTTGTCTTTCTGCTCATCACCTACATGCTCAGCATCACTGGGAACCTGACCATTATCATCCTGACCCTGCTGGATGCCCACCTCCAGacccccatgtatttcttcctcagGAGTTTCTCTATATTAGAGGTGTCATTCACAACTGTCACTATACCAAAGTTCCTGACCACCATCATTACAGGAGATAAAACTATCCCTTTTAATGATTGTATGgctcagttattttttttcattctcttgggaGTCACTGAGTTTTACCTTCTGGCTGCCATGTCGTATGACCGCTACATTGCCATCTGCAAACCGCTGCATTACATGACCATCATGAATCGTAAAGTCTGCGCCCTGCTTGTCTTGGCTTCTTGGCTGGCTTCATTCTTAATTATATTCCCATCACTCATGCTGTTCATACAGCTTGATTACTGTAAGTCCAATGCTATCGATCATTTTACTTGTGATTATTTCCCCTTATTACACCTTTCATGTTCAAACACTAAATTACTAGAGATGATGGGCTTTTCCTCTGCTGTGTTTACCCTAATGTTCACTTTGACATTAATAATTCTTTCCTATACGTATATCATCAGAACAATTTTGAGGATCCCTTCTACCACTCAGAGGACAAAGGCCTTTTCCACGTGTTCTTCCCACATGATTGTCATCTCCATCTCTTATGGCAGCTGCATTTTCATGTATATGAATCCATCAGCAAAGGACAGGGTGTCTTTGAGCAAGGGAGTGGCTGTGCTAAACACCTCAGTagcccccatgctgaaccctttTATTTATACCCTAAGAAATCTACAAGTCAAGCAAGCCTTCATGGACATGGCCAGGAAGATTCTACTTttctcaaggaaatgaaaaaataaaagtcctgCTTTATAAATTAGAGGCATAACAAAGAGCAATCAAATAAAAATCAGGGCTTTTCAAAATCTATTAATTTTCACATAATTTCCCTAGAAGTGTTTTTCACTGCTCATACTTTTATTGCCAGCATCTTACCAAAGATAGTATATACATTATTCCCATTCTAATTCCCATCATTCTCTCATGTATTTCCCTTCCCTTGGGCTTATCATTCCACTTTGTAGCCTTGGACTGGCTTAATTTCcctttttgaaacattttttaagtccttgttttcacaatatttcttataaaattaagagcagacagaaagaggcagagaagcagcacaTGAGAGAGAACTGTGTTTTGATTTCACCAAGAAATATTCTTTCTAGAAATTTAGggaatattaaattattttaggcactattttttcaattttttttaattggaggataattgtttaaCAATGTTGTCTTGGTTTCTTGCATGCATTAACATGATTCAGTCATAAGTATCCATATGTCTCCTCCTTCTTGACTTCACTTCTGCCTCCTACCCCAGCCTGCCCCTCTacattgtcacagagccctgggttaagttccctgtgttatacagcaacctCTCAttgctacctattttacatatgtaatgtataagtttcaatgctattctctcaattcatcctgcCTTCTCCCAACCCACACTGCCACTATGctcacaagtctgttttctatgtcatgTCCCTAttgctgccctggaaataggttcaccagtaccatttttctagattccatattgaacatcaacattttagcatcagcaaactaaaatggactggaatgggtgaatttaactcagatgaccattgtatctactactgtggacaag
Coding sequences within:
- the LOC113893704 gene encoding olfactory receptor 6C1-like, with the translated sequence MRNYTEIREFILLGLSDDPQVQVVIFVFLLITYMLSITGNLTIIILTLLDAHLQTPMYFFLRSFSILEVSFTTVTIPKFLTTIITGDKTIPFNDCMAQLFFFILLGVTEFYLLAAMSYDRYIAICKPLHYMTIMNRKVCALLVLASWLASFLIIFPSLMLFIQLDYCKSNAIDHFTCDYFPLLHLSCSNTKLLEMMGFSSAVFTLMFTLTLIILSYTYIIRTILRIPSTTQRTKAFSTCSSHMIVISISYGSCIFMYMNPSAKDRVSLSKGVAVLNTSVAPMLNPFIYTLRNLQVKQAFMDMARKILLFSRK